One Acanthochromis polyacanthus isolate Apoly-LR-REF ecotype Palm Island chromosome 6, KAUST_Apoly_ChrSc, whole genome shotgun sequence DNA segment encodes these proteins:
- the si:ch73-70k4.1 gene encoding uncharacterized protein si:ch73-70k4.1, with translation MAENYPRTKLRRDKSSVDELQSTPKSGHGRLFSGNSTAKPAGSALPPAAWWNIQPLPAVESLWAFTLKSALPYLEKQRWDLVSDLPHLSAVRPTAMKVDKPQWCDLSSEVAMFPESSAHAPRISSSRHSLSFSPYEQDLSEQMKPVPHPPDKQLFSPSWKSPNCKALSPQHSSKRQQLSLRRQDEAAASSAGPSNAGGEEGTAGGELEEDTGPVSRQLFMDGVKKSDSPVPLQKEGENKEGVTEEEDEEAEEVQRSVEVRIGRLQSCPMCLQQFPAGFTQMDCDGHLAQCLSEMNVDMTW, from the exons ATGGCAGAAAATTACCCAAGGACCAAACTTAGACGAGACAAGTCTTCTGTCGATGAGCTGCAGTCAACACCGAAGAGCGGCCACGGGAGACTGTTTTCCGGTAACAGTACAGCAAAGCCTGCTGG GTCAGCGCTTCCTCCAGCAGCCTGGTGGAACATACAGCCGCTGCCTGCCGTGGAGAGCCTGTGGGCGTTCACACTGAAGTCTGCTCTGCCATACCTGGAAAAGCAGCGCTGGGACTTGGTTTCTGATCTGCCACATCTATCTGCAGTG AGACCCACAGCAATGAAGGTGGATAAACCGCAGTGGTGTGACCTCAGCAGTGAGGTTGCCATGTTCCCTGAGTCCTCTGCACATGCTCCAAGGATTTCATCGAGCCGACATTCTCTCAGCTTCAGCCCCTATGAGCAAGACCTCTCAGAACAGATGAAACCTGTACCACATCCACCTGATAAACAACTGTTCTCTCCCAGCTGGAAGAGTCCTAATTGCAAGGCATTGTCTCCTCAACACTCGAGCAAAAGACAGCAGCTGTCCCTTCGCAGGCaggatgaagcagcagcatcatcagcAGGACCCTCTAATGCTGGTGGTGAAGAGGGGACGGCAGGAGGGGAACTAGAAGAAGACACTGGACCAGTCAGCAGGCAGCTTTTTATGGATGGTGTGAAGAAGTCTGACAGCCCAGTTCCTCTGCAGAAGGAGGGTGAAAATAAAGAGGGAGTGACggaggaagaggatgaagaaGCAGAGGAGGTACAGAGGAGTGTAGAAGTCAGAATAGGAAGACTGCAGAGCTGCCCCATGTGCCTGCAGCAGTTCCCTGCCGG